In Sandaracinaceae bacterium, one DNA window encodes the following:
- a CDS encoding metallophosphoesterase gives MTHSKLAWLTDIHLDFLSDAQIAAFGAEVAATGADGVILTGDISVARALGGHLAKLVASWRMPCWFVAGNHDYYGASIAKMREALTQLPSIEPRLRWLPASGVVKLDADHALVGVDGWGDGQLGNAQTTPIVFNDHVRIEELKTETRAELVEVVQQIGRDEAARLRALLGEALAPHRHVYVATHIPPFREATTHQGHVCGDDFLPWMTCHAVGEVLREMAASHPDRRITVLAGHTHDRCELQIADNLAIRVGAAEYGKPAVEALLELA, from the coding sequence ATGACGCACTCCAAGCTCGCCTGGCTCACCGACATCCACCTCGACTTCCTCTCGGACGCGCAGATCGCCGCGTTCGGCGCGGAGGTCGCGGCCACGGGCGCGGACGGCGTGATCCTCACGGGCGACATCTCGGTGGCGCGCGCGCTCGGGGGGCACCTCGCCAAGCTCGTCGCGAGCTGGCGCATGCCGTGCTGGTTCGTGGCCGGGAACCACGACTACTACGGCGCGAGCATCGCGAAGATGCGCGAGGCGCTCACCCAGCTGCCGTCGATCGAGCCGCGGCTGCGCTGGCTCCCCGCGTCCGGGGTGGTGAAGCTCGACGCCGACCACGCGCTCGTCGGGGTGGACGGGTGGGGCGACGGCCAGCTCGGCAACGCGCAGACCACGCCCATCGTCTTCAACGACCACGTGCGCATCGAGGAGCTGAAGACCGAGACGCGGGCGGAGCTGGTGGAGGTGGTGCAGCAGATCGGCCGCGACGAGGCGGCGCGCCTGAGGGCGCTGCTCGGTGAGGCGCTCGCGCCGCATCGGCATGTCTACGTCGCCACGCACATCCCGCCGTTCCGCGAGGCGACCACCCACCAGGGCCACGTCTGCGGCGACGACTTCCTTCCCTGGATGACCTGCCACGCGGTCGGCGAGGTGCTCCGCGAGATGGCGGCCAGCCACCCGGACCGTCGCATCACGGTGCTCGCGGGCCACACGCACGACCGCTGCGAGCTGCAGATCGCCGACAACCTCGCCATCCGCGTCGGCGCGGCCGAGTACGGCAAGCCCGCGGTGGAGGCGCTGCTCGAGCTCGCTTGA